In the genome of Persephonella sp. KM09-Lau-8, one region contains:
- a CDS encoding DUF302 domain-containing protein: protein MIKKVFSMVLLIGLLLNLTGCVTAMEWSTRDEDDDEYIPPKKVVATKEKPQKTSKNHRGYNPAPVDEEEEEIPDIYESTVNMSMEEADLLIKSALEEANFKIIKVSHVTKGMEEQGRKDFWKDMNIYLICKLSDGYFVLRHNPQLVGFCPYRLYTYRNKDGLLIIGMVKPSIAIRYMGNPDLKAIEILKRHDMQLKKIIDEITSKY from the coding sequence TTGATTAAAAAAGTATTCTCTATGGTTTTGTTAATAGGACTGCTGTTAAACCTTACTGGCTGCGTGACAGCTATGGAATGGTCTACCAGAGATGAGGATGATGATGAATATATACCACCTAAAAAAGTGGTTGCAACAAAAGAAAAACCTCAGAAAACATCTAAAAACCATAGGGGATACAACCCTGCTCCTGTTGATGAAGAGGAAGAAGAGATCCCTGACATATACGAATCAACAGTTAACATGAGCATGGAAGAGGCAGATCTCCTGATAAAATCTGCCCTTGAAGAAGCAAATTTCAAAATTATTAAAGTTTCCCATGTAACAAAAGGTATGGAGGAGCAGGGAAGAAAGGATTTCTGGAAAGATATGAATATATATCTGATATGCAAATTATCAGATGGTTATTTTGTTCTCAGGCACAATCCCCAGCTTGTAGGATTTTGTCCATACAGGCTTTACACATACAGAAATAAAGATGGCCTTCTAATTATAGGAATGGTAAAGCCCTCAATAGCAATAAGATATATGGGAAATCCTGACCTTAAGGCTATTGAGATCCTTAAAAGACATGATATGCAGCTAAAAAAAATAATAGATGAGATTACTTCTAAATATTGA
- a CDS encoding porin: protein MKKVGLTVASLTAVALITGTANAGPKFYFGEGKDLEIFLMGQIWGIYGTNVDVPGATGLKENKGDIYIRRGRFGFKGHLMKNLSWKIWFAHDNLGRDDLNPVDIARGAVKTTGLTYSKFEVWDAYFTWSYDKTWANFSLGYFRPQIGKESITSGFAVLSFEKGLPNFYVRRHIIGKPDKGDNEVLGRSSVNGRIFLINWGGLYKSQGWSLNWNLGVGDNQNYTDSKNWSPLVSARVAVSIGDPEMKKYKLGYKQTYFGKRHGITLGLNYAHQGEGIDRKAGSSGKEFDKNEMYGADILANYGPVDFVAEYDILKRDWSDGTDYTDKVWQIKAAYNFKLGNGQIVQPAVSYGVFDPDNNGNSIYKKKKNTNWDVGINWYIQKQRAKVILHYTSGKVENYRNGQDAKASYVGLGFQFKI from the coding sequence ATGAAAAAAGTTGGTTTAACAGTGGCATCATTAACAGCAGTGGCATTAATAACAGGGACAGCAAATGCCGGTCCTAAGTTCTACTTTGGAGAAGGTAAAGACCTGGAGATTTTCCTTATGGGACAGATATGGGGCATTTACGGAACAAATGTTGATGTACCCGGTGCAACAGGACTGAAGGAGAACAAAGGAGATATATACATCAGAAGAGGTAGATTTGGATTTAAAGGACATCTTATGAAAAATCTGTCTTGGAAGATTTGGTTTGCCCACGACAACCTTGGTAGAGATGACCTAAACCCTGTTGATATTGCAAGGGGTGCTGTAAAAACTACGGGACTTACATACTCAAAATTTGAGGTCTGGGATGCCTATTTCACATGGTCTTATGATAAAACATGGGCAAACTTCTCTTTAGGATACTTTAGACCACAAATAGGAAAAGAAAGTATCACATCAGGTTTTGCAGTCTTATCCTTTGAAAAAGGACTTCCAAACTTCTATGTAAGAAGACATATTATTGGGAAACCAGATAAAGGAGATAATGAAGTCCTTGGAAGATCTTCAGTAAACGGAAGAATATTCCTTATAAACTGGGGTGGTCTTTATAAATCGCAGGGCTGGAGCCTTAACTGGAACCTTGGTGTAGGTGACAATCAGAATTACACAGATTCTAAAAACTGGTCTCCTTTAGTGTCTGCAAGAGTTGCCGTTTCAATCGGGGACCCGGAAATGAAAAAATACAAATTAGGCTATAAGCAAACATATTTTGGAAAAAGGCATGGTATCACTTTAGGCTTAAACTATGCTCATCAGGGAGAAGGTATTGATAGAAAGGCTGGTAGCAGCGGAAAGGAATTTGACAAAAATGAAATGTATGGTGCAGATATACTTGCAAACTACGGTCCTGTAGATTTTGTGGCTGAATATGATATTCTCAAAAGAGACTGGTCTGATGGCACAGATTATACAGATAAAGTCTGGCAAATAAAAGCAGCCTATAACTTTAAACTTGGGAATGGTCAGATAGTTCAACCTGCAGTATCTTACGGTGTATTTGATCCTGACAACAATGGAAATTCCATTTATAAGAAAAAGAAAAATACAAACTGGGATGTTGGTATAAACTGGTATATCCAAAAACAAAGGGCAAAAGTAATTCTCCATTATACTTCCGGAAAAGTTGAAAACTATAGAAATGGACAGGATGCAAAAGCTTCTTATGTAGGCCTTGGATTCCAGTTCAAAATTTAA
- a CDS encoding UDP-N-acetylmuramoyl-L-alanyl-D-glutamate--2,6-diaminopimelate ligase — translation MEKKLKEIFEEKQIFHKGNDKPVLSLENNSRNVKEGSVFFAIKGTTADGHKFISDAIKKGATTIVVQDKNIAQSLKNEYPQINIILVENTRITQAETARKFYGYPDKKLKIIGITGTNGKTTTSHIIAQFLEAYGKKTGIIGTTGYKIGDKVISEGRTTPDAIQWFSLLDRFRKEGAEFVVAEISSHALDQYRVYGTEFDAAVFTNLSHDHLDYHKTLEEYFLAKRRLFEQLSPEKPAVINADDNHGKRLIKEFPNTVSYGKNPQADLKILDYKQCQSQTCIDFEYKGKRFSIKTSLLGDFNVYNMAAALLTLIKLGMPIEFFIEKALSIKPVRGRFEVVEENGIKVIIDYAHTPDALENVLKSINKIKEKRVITVFGAGGDRDREKRPLMGKVAQRLSDIVIITSDNPRSEDPMDIIRDIKTGLTSEKNIFVEIDREKAIEKAINMAEKGDIILIAGKGHETYQIIGNKTVHFDDKEVAEKYLKKAAAQATAQEKC, via the coding sequence ATGGAAAAGAAACTAAAAGAAATTTTTGAAGAAAAACAGATTTTTCATAAGGGAAATGATAAACCTGTTTTATCTCTGGAAAATAATTCCCGGAATGTAAAGGAAGGCTCTGTATTTTTTGCCATTAAAGGAACAACTGCCGATGGACATAAATTTATCTCTGATGCTATAAAAAAAGGAGCCACCACAATTGTTGTTCAGGATAAAAATATTGCACAAAGCCTTAAAAACGAGTATCCACAGATAAACATTATCCTGGTGGAAAATACAAGAATAACTCAGGCCGAAACTGCACGGAAATTTTATGGTTATCCGGATAAAAAACTAAAAATCATCGGAATAACAGGAACAAACGGAAAAACAACAACTTCCCATATAATAGCCCAGTTTTTAGAAGCTTATGGCAAAAAAACCGGGATTATCGGCACAACCGGCTATAAGATTGGGGACAAGGTTATCTCAGAAGGTAGAACCACCCCAGATGCTATTCAGTGGTTTAGTTTACTGGACAGATTCAGGAAAGAGGGTGCAGAGTTTGTGGTTGCAGAAATTTCCTCCCATGCCTTAGACCAGTATAGAGTATATGGTACTGAATTTGATGCTGCAGTTTTTACAAATCTTTCCCATGACCATCTGGATTACCACAAAACACTGGAGGAATATTTTCTGGCTAAGAGAAGGCTGTTTGAACAGTTATCTCCAGAAAAACCAGCCGTTATCAATGCAGATGATAACCACGGAAAAAGACTGATAAAAGAATTCCCAAATACCGTTTCCTATGGTAAAAACCCTCAGGCCGACCTAAAAATATTGGATTATAAGCAATGTCAGAGCCAGACCTGTATAGATTTTGAGTATAAAGGAAAAAGATTTAGTATAAAAACATCGCTACTTGGAGATTTTAATGTCTACAACATGGCAGCTGCACTGCTAACGCTTATAAAATTAGGAATGCCTATTGAGTTTTTTATTGAAAAAGCACTTTCTATAAAGCCTGTAAGGGGTAGGTTTGAGGTTGTAGAAGAAAATGGCATTAAAGTTATTATTGATTATGCTCATACTCCTGATGCACTGGAAAATGTTTTAAAAAGCATAAACAAAATAAAAGAAAAAAGAGTTATCACAGTATTTGGTGCAGGTGGTGACAGGGACAGGGAAAAAAGACCATTAATGGGGAAGGTAGCACAAAGACTATCAGATATAGTAATCATAACCTCGGATAATCCCCGCTCAGAAGACCCTATGGATATTATCAGGGATATAAAAACAGGATTAACTTCTGAAAAAAATATTTTTGTTGAAATTGATAGGGAAAAGGCTATAGAAAAGGCAATTAATATGGCAGAAAAAGGGGATATTATTCTGATAGCAGGGAAAGGGCATGAAACATACCAGATAATCGGAAATAAGACTGTCCATTTTGATGATAAAGAAGTTGCAGAGAAATATTTAAAAAAGGCAGCAGCACAGGCCACTGCACAGGAAAAGTGCTAA
- a CDS encoding histone deacetylase has product MRKVGYIYDPIYLKHDTGEGHPENHHRLEAINEYVDLIKDKLIHIKPRKATAKDIAMVHDPYYPQEIMDLCSAGGTYLDPDTRCSIFSYEAAMYAAGAGLEAIDRIKNGEVERVFAAVRPPGHHAEYAKAMGFCIFNNIAIAARYAQKQGFEKVFIIDFDAHHGNGTQKAFYEDDTVFYFSTHQYPFYPGTGSKEEKGKGKGYGYTYNVPLPAGTGDDVYLKVYSEELPPLVEKFKPDIILVSAGYDLHMDDPLTLLEVSTEGIGKIVENILKTADVPFLFMLEGGYNIIALGESVKLTIEKLLEI; this is encoded by the coding sequence ATGAGAAAGGTAGGATATATATACGACCCTATTTATCTGAAGCATGATACAGGGGAAGGACATCCTGAAAACCACCACAGACTTGAGGCAATTAATGAGTATGTGGATTTAATAAAGGACAAGCTAATTCATATAAAACCCAGAAAAGCCACAGCAAAAGATATTGCAATGGTTCATGACCCTTATTATCCACAGGAGATTATGGATTTATGCTCTGCAGGGGGAACCTATTTAGACCCTGATACAAGATGTTCAATTTTTAGCTATGAAGCTGCAATGTATGCGGCAGGGGCAGGGCTGGAAGCAATAGACAGAATAAAAAATGGAGAGGTTGAAAGAGTTTTTGCTGCTGTTAGACCACCGGGACACCATGCCGAGTATGCCAAGGCAATGGGATTTTGTATATTCAACAATATAGCAATTGCCGCCAGATATGCACAGAAACAGGGATTTGAAAAGGTTTTTATAATTGATTTTGATGCCCACCATGGAAATGGAACCCAGAAAGCTTTTTATGAAGATGATACAGTTTTTTATTTCTCAACCCATCAATATCCATTTTATCCAGGAACAGGCTCAAAAGAGGAAAAAGGTAAAGGAAAAGGATACGGATATACATATAATGTTCCTCTGCCAGCAGGGACAGGGGATGATGTTTATCTAAAAGTATATTCGGAGGAGCTTCCCCCACTGGTAGAAAAGTTTAAACCAGATATAATACTGGTTTCTGCTGGATATGACCTTCATATGGACGACCCATTGACACTTCTTGAAGTTTCTACAGAAGGAATAGGAAAGATTGTTGAGAATATTTTAAAAACGGCAGATGTTCCATTTTTATTTATGTTGGAAGGTGGATACAACATTATAGCCTTAGGTGAGAGTGTGAAACTGACGATTGAGAAACTGTTAGAGATTTAA
- a CDS encoding NYN domain-containing protein, producing MIGLFKKKKKKDIKIVYRYPNERVAIFIDGGNMFHAINAMKIKINYKKLIDILKKDRWLLRAYFYTGVPSGDLPKEIREQLKKQQGFLNELQNLGIKVKTIPLKKTPEGYIEKGIDILIATDMISLAFKDGYDTAILVSGDSDFVPVVEKIQELGKRVETAAFKKTSSYELRKVSDEFILLDNIKHKFSVPLYQEKKQEPEKLIDKLKKFFKKLFKRSKK from the coding sequence ATGATAGGGCTGTTTAAGAAGAAAAAGAAAAAAGATATAAAGATTGTTTACAGATATCCTAACGAGCGGGTTGCTATATTTATAGATGGTGGGAATATGTTCCATGCAATTAATGCAATGAAAATTAAGATAAATTATAAGAAGCTAATTGATATCCTCAAAAAAGATAGATGGCTACTAAGGGCTTATTTTTATACAGGGGTGCCTTCTGGAGATTTACCTAAAGAAATTAGAGAACAACTAAAAAAACAGCAGGGATTTTTAAATGAACTACAAAATCTGGGAATAAAGGTAAAAACTATTCCCCTTAAAAAAACTCCAGAAGGATATATAGAAAAAGGAATAGATATCTTAATTGCAACAGATATGATAAGTCTTGCTTTCAAGGATGGTTATGATACGGCTATTCTGGTAAGCGGAGATAGTGATTTTGTCCCTGTTGTTGAAAAAATACAGGAGCTTGGCAAAAGGGTAGAAACAGCAGCATTCAAAAAAACAAGTTCCTATGAACTTAGAAAGGTAAGTGATGAATTTATACTGCTGGACAATATAAAACATAAATTCTCTGTGCCTTTATATCAGGAGAAAAAACAGGAGCCTGAAAAACTTATTGATAAACTTAAAAAATTCTTTAAAAAGCTTTTCAAAAGGAGCAAAAAATGA
- the tgt gene encoding tRNA guanosine(34) transglycosylase Tgt, protein MFKFELIKKDGNARLGKIYTPHGEIETPVFMPVGTQGTVKAVTKDQLLSTKPQIILGNTYHLYLRPGTEVLKHFGGLHRFMNWEKPILTDSGGFQVFSLAKEKNKPGKHKAEVILTEEGVKFKSHLDGSWHFFTPELVIQIQEIIGSDIMMPLDVCPPYPVSHTVARDAVEKTIRWLIRSKKAKTNPQQALFGIIQGSTYEDLRRESALKTIELDMDGYSIGGLSVGEPAEYMYAMTEVVVPYIPESKPRYLMGVGTPENIIESVERGIDMFDCVMPTRNARNGTLFTTYGRLNIKAAKYKFSEDPVDPECDCYTCKNFSRGYIRHLFNAEEITGMILATIHNLRFYNKLMEDIRQAIREDRFLQFKKDFYEKYFSQGQ, encoded by the coding sequence CTGTTTAAGTTTGAGCTGATAAAAAAGGATGGTAATGCAAGACTTGGAAAAATCTATACCCCCCATGGAGAGATAGAAACCCCTGTTTTTATGCCGGTTGGGACACAGGGAACGGTAAAAGCAGTAACAAAAGACCAGTTATTATCAACAAAACCTCAGATTATTCTGGGGAATACATATCATCTGTATCTCAGGCCGGGAACAGAGGTTTTGAAACATTTTGGTGGATTGCACAGATTTATGAACTGGGAAAAACCTATATTAACAGATAGTGGTGGCTTCCAAGTATTTTCACTGGCAAAAGAAAAAAACAAACCGGGAAAACATAAAGCTGAGGTCATACTCACAGAGGAAGGGGTAAAATTCAAATCCCATCTTGATGGTTCATGGCATTTCTTCACACCTGAGCTGGTTATTCAAATTCAGGAGATAATCGGCAGTGATATCATGATGCCCCTTGATGTTTGCCCCCCTTATCCTGTGAGCCACACAGTAGCAAGGGACGCCGTTGAAAAAACAATAAGATGGCTTATTCGCTCTAAGAAAGCAAAAACCAATCCGCAGCAGGCATTATTTGGCATTATTCAGGGCTCAACCTATGAGGATTTACGAAGGGAAAGTGCCCTTAAAACCATTGAGCTGGATATGGATGGATACTCTATTGGTGGTCTTTCTGTCGGTGAACCTGCTGAATATATGTATGCTATGACGGAGGTTGTGGTTCCGTATATTCCTGAGAGCAAACCCAGATATCTTATGGGAGTTGGAACACCAGAAAACATAATAGAAAGTGTTGAACGGGGCATAGATATGTTTGATTGTGTAATGCCAACCAGAAATGCAAGGAATGGAACCCTTTTTACCACTTACGGCAGACTTAATATAAAAGCGGCAAAGTATAAATTTTCTGAAGACCCTGTTGATCCTGAATGTGATTGTTACACTTGCAAAAATTTCTCACGGGGATATATAAGACATCTGTTTAATGCAGAAGAAATCACAGGAATGATACTTGCAACTATTCACAACCTCAGATTTTATAATAAATTAATGGAAGATATACGTCAGGCTATCAGGGAAGACAGATTTTTACAGTTCAAAAAAGATTTTTATGAAAAATACTTTAGTCAGGGGCAGTAG
- a CDS encoding bacteriohemerythrin, whose amino-acid sequence MEILKWGEEFELGIPEIDEQHKKLVDILNSFYTELSCNVDKDEAVKHFFENLENYLVSHLRFEEEFMQQIGFEDLESHKKIHNMFIKLYQEEKERYLNGNKKALNELVALSLSWLLNHIAKTDRKYAEFYKKLNNQT is encoded by the coding sequence ATGGAAATACTTAAATGGGGAGAGGAATTTGAACTGGGAATTCCTGAGATTGATGAACAACATAAAAAGCTGGTAGATATTTTAAATAGTTTTTACACAGAATTATCCTGCAATGTTGATAAAGATGAAGCAGTAAAACATTTTTTTGAAAACTTAGAAAATTATCTTGTTTCACATCTAAGATTTGAAGAAGAGTTTATGCAACAGATAGGGTTTGAAGATTTAGAATCCCATAAAAAAATTCATAATATGTTTATAAAACTGTATCAGGAAGAAAAAGAAAGATATTTAAACGGGAATAAAAAAGCCCTTAACGAACTTGTAGCTTTATCTTTATCCTGGCTTTTAAACCATATTGCAAAAACAGACAGAAAATATGCTGAGTTTTATAAAAAATTAAACAATCAGACCTGA